Proteins from one Synechococcales cyanobacterium CNB genomic window:
- a CDS encoding ketoacyl-ACP synthase III, with translation MSRPKPAIGVRFAGTGSAVPRRVLTNADLEKVMDTSDEWIVQRTGIRERHVHDPEAGEGTASLGADALCKAMAEAGVAAGELDIILAATMTPDMPTPGVACMIADRVGAGQIPAFDLSAACSGFVYALNVAESLMRTAGYRTVGLVGADCLTRHADYSTMGRGTAILFGDAAGAVLLQRTDDASKGLLAQIMHSDGGGARHLYIPTHRCHMTPGDDFDERKMGVVQMHGPAVFKFAVGTFPSLIEETLKRAGLSAEDVDHYVCHQSNSRILEAARERFGLPREKLHVNIDRFGNTVAASCPLVLDELKHSGRLREGHKVMFLAFGAGLTWASSLWQF, from the coding sequence ATGAGCAGGCCGAAGCCCGCGATCGGCGTCCGGTTCGCGGGCACAGGCTCTGCAGTGCCTCGGCGAGTGCTGACGAACGCCGACCTCGAGAAGGTCATGGACACCTCGGACGAGTGGATCGTCCAGCGCACCGGCATCCGCGAGCGCCATGTTCACGACCCCGAGGCGGGCGAGGGCACCGCCTCGCTCGGCGCAGATGCCCTTTGCAAGGCCATGGCCGAGGCGGGCGTCGCGGCGGGCGAGCTCGACATCATCCTCGCGGCCACCATGACGCCCGATATGCCCACGCCCGGCGTGGCGTGCATGATCGCCGATCGGGTCGGCGCCGGGCAGATTCCCGCCTTCGACCTCTCGGCGGCGTGCTCCGGCTTCGTGTACGCCCTGAACGTTGCCGAGTCCCTGATGCGCACCGCGGGCTACCGAACGGTGGGCCTCGTCGGCGCGGACTGCCTCACCCGACACGCTGACTACTCGACCATGGGCCGAGGCACCGCCATCCTCTTCGGCGACGCGGCCGGGGCGGTCCTCCTCCAACGCACCGACGACGCCTCGAAGGGCCTGCTCGCCCAGATCATGCACTCCGACGGCGGGGGAGCGCGGCACCTCTATATCCCCACCCACCGCTGCCACATGACGCCGGGCGACGACTTCGACGAGCGCAAGATGGGCGTCGTGCAGATGCACGGCCCGGCAGTCTTCAAGTTCGCCGTCGGCACCTTCCCCAGCCTCATCGAGGAAACGCTCAAGCGCGCCGGCCTCTCCGCCGAGGACGTGGACCACTACGTCTGCCACCAGTCCAACTCGCGCATCCTCGAAGCCGCCCGCGAGCGCTTCGGTCTCCCGCGCGAGAAACTCCACGTCAACATCGACCGCTTCGGCAACACCGTCGCCGCCTCGTGCCCGCTAGTGCTTGACGAGCTGAAGCACAGCGGCCGCCTCCGCGAGGGACACAAGGTCATGTTCCTCGCCTTCGGCGCCGGCCTCACCTGGGCCAGCAGCCTGTGGCAGTTCTGA
- a CDS encoding type II secretion system protein, translating to MPYSRSDKGESYRPAAFTLIEILVTIGVLAVLIAILIPALAGARAAGSGTVTLSNLRQLAATFEQYLRAYDQTWPYAPPGAAFVVSPPDDGEIDIVYPGYWELDIYWTALMHDVAPWREHFRTWIGPGAAPDESRPWRRDGVGVGVPSYRLSHTLFARPELWAPAPESDPAFYRPVRSHDVLYPSSKATLWDAELTHLRASPNADRDPRAMTFADGHVAVRRLSEAAVPPIIPSKPDTKPVQDTPRGARGRDY from the coding sequence ATGCCATACTCCCGTTCTGACAAAGGGGAGTCCTACCGCCCAGCCGCCTTCACGCTGATCGAGATTCTCGTTACGATCGGTGTGCTCGCCGTGCTGATTGCGATTCTGATCCCTGCGCTCGCCGGGGCGCGGGCCGCAGGGAGCGGAACCGTGACGCTCTCCAATCTCCGCCAACTCGCCGCAACTTTCGAGCAGTACCTGCGCGCGTACGATCAGACTTGGCCGTATGCGCCTCCCGGCGCCGCTTTCGTCGTCTCGCCTCCGGACGATGGTGAGATCGACATCGTCTATCCGGGATACTGGGAGCTGGACATCTACTGGACCGCACTTATGCACGACGTCGCACCGTGGCGAGAACACTTCCGAACTTGGATCGGCCCCGGGGCGGCTCCTGACGAGTCGCGTCCGTGGCGCCGAGACGGCGTAGGCGTTGGGGTACCATCGTACCGCTTGAGCCACACCCTATTCGCACGCCCCGAACTGTGGGCGCCCGCTCCTGAGAGCGATCCGGCTTTCTACAGGCCCGTTCGATCGCACGACGTGCTGTACCCGTCGTCAAAGGCGACTCTGTGGGACGCGGAACTGACACACCTGCGGGCCAGCCCGAACGCAGACCGCGACCCGAGGGCCATGACCTTTGCCGACGGGCATGTCGCCGTGCGCCGGCTTTCCGAAGCCGCGGTGCCACCCATCATACCCTCGAAGCCTGACACTAAACCCGTTCAGGATACACCCCGTGGGGCGAGGGGTCGCGACTACTGA